In the genome of Capra hircus breed San Clemente chromosome 5, ASM170441v1, whole genome shotgun sequence, one region contains:
- the LOC102178334 gene encoding olfactory receptor 6C3-like: MRNHTMLTEFVLLGISDNPELQVVIFIFLFLAYVLSVAGNLTIIILTLTDCHLKTPMYYFLRNFSFLEITFTSVSIPRFLGAIITKVKTISYNSCLAQLFFFIFMGVSEFFLLTAMSYDRYVAICKPLHYTTIMNKKICTLLVFSSWLGGFLTIFPPLMLILQLDFCASNIIDHFSCDYFPILQLSCSDTWLLEMIGFYFAFVTLLFTLALVILSYMCIISTILRIPSATQRKKAFSTCSSHMIVISISYGSCIFMYVKPSAKERASLTKGVAILNTSIAPMLNPFIYTLRNNQVKQALKNLVHKVIFSRNE, encoded by the coding sequence ATGAGAAACCACACAATGCTCACAGAATTCGTCCTCTTGGGCATATCAGACAACCCAGAGCTTCAGGttgtcatttttatctttttatttctggcttatgTATTGAGTGTTGCTGGAAACCTAACCATCATCATCCTCACTTTAACAGACTGTCATCTAAAGACTCCGATGTATTATTTCCTCCGGAATTTCTCCTTCTTAGAGATTACATTCACCAGTGTCTCTATCCCCAGGTTTTTGGGGGCAATCATTACTAAAGTCAAGACTATTTCCTATAACAGTTGCTTGGCTCagttatttttcttcatcttcatGGGTGTGTCTGAGTTTTTCCTTCTCACTGCCATGTCTTATGATCGGTATGTTGCCATCTGCAAGCCTCTCCACTACACCACCATCATGAACAAGAAAATCTGCACTTTGCTGGTCTTTAGTTCATGGCTAGGAGGGTTTCTTACCATTTTCCCACCACTCATGCTTATCCTTCAGCTGGATTTCTGTGCTTCCAACATAATTGATCACTTCTCCTGTGATTACTTCCCCATTTTGCAACTCTCATGCTCAGATACGTGGCTTTTAGAGATGATTGgcttttactttgcttttgtGACTCTGCTCTTCACATTGGCATTAGTGATTCTCTCCTACATGTGCATTATTAGCACCATTTTGCGAATACCATCAGCTACTCAGAGGAAAAAGGCTTTCTCCACATGTTCCTCTCACATGATTGTCATTTCCATTTCTTACGGAAGCTGTATATTCATGTATGTCAAGCCTTCAGCAAAAGAAAGAGCTTCATTGACCAAAGGAGTAGCTATTCTCAACACTTCAATTGCCCCCATGTTAAATCCTTTTATTTATACCTTGAGGAACAACCAAGTAAAACAAGCTTTGAAAAACTTGGTTCATAAAGTGATATTTtctagaaatgaatga